In the Flavobacterium sp. J372 genome, one interval contains:
- a CDS encoding response regulator — protein sequence MAFDTKKNVYCAVQDWGIGYFANGKFSRFSSQKLPNKSVQKLEFLDSGKLLILYNDNTLYSVAIKMAGEGNKVISDVQKLRDDVRAFSKIGDDKIFIIGTSGKTFLQSAYKNNVHEATASVSTIIGDVPEGLVVLGKSGYAIINSNGDKVSTPWLKHLEGHNITSLLLHPNENILWAGTDGDGLIKIFPQKKSFNLISRTQIPELHSGIVRSFLKDSSGFWLGTKGSGLFRLPVDFYLYPDRKLLYTHFNENNSRINNSIYALQKGKDNLVFIGTDGEGLTIYDSESDNLISWKDVDGAEKCGYFKSVYSIYRDNNDILWVGTNGYGMISLKIIKENGNIKLTDFSKYTAGGNGSNSISSNIIYSIIPKNDKELWIGTRLGGLNLFNKTTGIFNVYKNITGNSQSLSSNDILCLVTDSKNRLWIGTSYGLNLLKNINNDGKATFKSFTDKEGLPNNTIHGIVPVKDANLWISTNYGLSNLEIAHQRFSNYTRYEGLQNNEFADGAYYSDPETGRIFMGGIKGFNHFLPENIYASAEVPSLLIDEISGQNQSVPYYQGLVISHNSSTYPSLTLKHNQNFFNIHLKALTYTNPEKCQYAYQLEGFDKDWNNIGNRQVISFTNVPKGKYSLWLKWSNSEGIWSKPVHALNITVKPVWWQSNLALVMYLALALVFLLFIRSYNLKQQSLRQNIMIRKKEEELHENRLSFFTNIAHEFLTPLTLIVGPAQKLSETVALEGKNLKFINMIQRNASRLLFLTQQLLEFRKAEYDYLENTVRHFDLVNLLEQIAELFDDWVLDKNINYNLDIPPALQGWYDKDKLEKIIFNLMSNAFKYTPANGEIQMRCSIEEKDFKTLNITIRNTGVGISKEKQDSLFDRFFLSDSEVQSDTEMFRAGIGLAYVKRLVTVLRGEILVSSVANVETVFTVLIPCEKAAFSEKEIDTEITPVVISQHLKNILEEKTDKADPDPDKISALNALENDKQKILIVEDESEIHAYLKDLLSEKYTIISSYNGAEALEIINSDLPDIIVSDVMMPVMDGVELCKKVKTDINTCHIPFIMLTAKNSVIHRIEGIESGADSYIPKPFYPKHLLVRIQKLLEQKELVLKHFTQDTLLDNLSAIPVNNDQKAFIKSVIDLVRSNIENENLDSAYLEKELGLSSSQFYRKIKESFSISPGDLIRTIRLKHAAELLRKNKLTVSEVCYKSGFNNRSYFYREFKKVYNTTPKNYQLNYRGKSSKI from the coding sequence ATGGCCTTCGACACAAAAAAAAATGTTTATTGTGCGGTACAGGATTGGGGAATAGGTTATTTCGCTAACGGTAAGTTCAGCCGTTTCAGTTCACAAAAGCTCCCTAATAAATCAGTGCAAAAACTTGAATTTTTGGATTCAGGAAAACTATTGATTTTATATAATGATAATACATTATATTCTGTAGCGATAAAAATGGCTGGTGAGGGCAACAAAGTCATATCAGATGTGCAAAAGCTGCGGGATGACGTGCGTGCTTTCAGTAAAATTGGCGATGATAAAATATTTATTATTGGGACTTCTGGCAAAACTTTTTTACAATCAGCCTATAAGAATAACGTACATGAGGCTACAGCATCTGTTTCAACCATTATTGGTGATGTGCCAGAAGGTTTGGTAGTATTGGGTAAATCAGGATATGCCATAATAAACAGCAATGGTGATAAAGTATCAACACCATGGCTTAAACATCTTGAAGGCCATAATATAACTTCACTACTATTACACCCTAATGAAAATATATTATGGGCAGGAACTGATGGCGACGGATTAATAAAGATATTTCCGCAAAAGAAATCATTCAATCTGATATCAAGAACACAGATTCCGGAACTCCATAGCGGAATTGTAAGATCATTTCTAAAAGATTCCTCGGGTTTCTGGTTGGGTACCAAAGGCAGTGGCTTATTCAGGCTTCCGGTTGATTTCTACCTTTATCCTGACAGAAAGCTTTTATATACACATTTCAATGAAAACAATAGCAGAATTAATAATTCGATATATGCCCTGCAAAAAGGTAAAGATAACTTGGTATTTATAGGTACCGATGGAGAAGGATTAACGATTTATGATTCAGAAAGTGATAATCTTATAAGCTGGAAAGATGTTGATGGTGCAGAAAAATGCGGTTATTTCAAGTCTGTTTACTCTATTTACCGGGATAATAATGATATACTTTGGGTAGGTACCAACGGCTACGGAATGATATCCTTAAAAATAATAAAGGAGAACGGGAATATAAAGCTGACAGATTTTTCAAAATATACTGCCGGAGGAAATGGCAGTAACTCTATTAGCAGCAACATTATTTATTCAATAATTCCTAAAAATGATAAGGAGCTATGGATAGGTACAAGGCTTGGCGGGCTAAATCTTTTTAATAAAACTACAGGCATCTTTAATGTATATAAAAATATTACTGGCAATTCCCAAAGCCTTTCCAGTAATGACATATTGTGTCTTGTTACTGATTCTAAAAACAGGCTGTGGATAGGCACCAGCTACGGGCTTAACCTGCTTAAGAATATAAACAATGATGGCAAAGCAACATTTAAAAGCTTTACAGACAAAGAAGGGTTACCCAATAACACGATTCATGGCATTGTACCTGTAAAAGACGCTAACTTGTGGATTAGCACCAATTACGGGTTATCTAATCTTGAGATTGCACACCAAAGATTCTCTAACTATACAAGATACGAAGGCCTGCAAAACAATGAATTTGCTGATGGTGCCTATTACAGTGATCCTGAAACAGGCCGTATATTTATGGGCGGAATAAAGGGTTTTAACCACTTCTTACCTGAAAATATATATGCCTCTGCTGAAGTGCCAAGCCTGCTCATTGATGAAATTAGCGGACAAAACCAATCGGTGCCTTACTACCAGGGACTCGTAATCTCGCATAACTCTTCAACATACCCATCTCTTACATTAAAACATAATCAAAACTTTTTCAATATACACCTGAAAGCGCTCACTTATACAAATCCTGAAAAGTGTCAATATGCCTATCAACTGGAGGGTTTTGATAAAGACTGGAACAATATAGGCAATCGCCAGGTTATCTCATTTACCAATGTACCCAAAGGGAAATATTCGTTATGGCTCAAATGGAGTAACAGTGAAGGGATATGGAGCAAACCTGTTCACGCTCTTAACATTACCGTAAAACCTGTATGGTGGCAGTCTAACCTTGCGCTGGTAATGTATTTAGCCCTGGCATTGGTATTCTTATTATTCATACGAAGCTATAATTTAAAACAACAGTCACTCCGGCAAAACATCATGATAAGGAAAAAAGAGGAGGAACTGCATGAAAACAGGCTAAGCTTTTTTACAAACATAGCACATGAGTTTTTAACACCATTGACACTCATTGTAGGTCCGGCACAAAAACTCTCTGAAACTGTTGCCCTTGAGGGGAAGAACCTTAAATTCATAAACATGATTCAGAGAAATGCATCAAGGCTTCTTTTCCTTACACAACAATTACTGGAATTCAGAAAAGCAGAGTATGATTACCTCGAAAATACGGTAAGGCATTTTGACCTTGTAAACCTGCTGGAGCAAATTGCCGAATTGTTTGACGACTGGGTTTTGGATAAAAACATAAACTATAATCTTGATATACCACCCGCACTGCAAGGATGGTATGATAAAGACAAGCTAGAGAAAATAATTTTCAACCTTATGTCTAATGCATTCAAGTATACTCCGGCCAATGGTGAGATACAGATGAGATGCAGCATTGAAGAGAAGGACTTCAAAACATTGAACATTACTATAAGGAACACAGGTGTGGGCATCTCAAAGGAAAAGCAGGACTCGCTATTTGACCGTTTCTTTTTATCTGACAGCGAGGTGCAGTCTGATACCGAAATGTTCAGGGCCGGGATTGGCCTGGCATATGTAAAAAGGCTGGTAACAGTGCTTAGGGGCGAAATACTGGTTAGCAGTGTGGCTAATGTAGAAACAGTATTTACTGTACTCATCCCTTGTGAAAAAGCTGCTTTTAGCGAAAAAGAAATTGATACCGAAATTACGCCTGTAGTTATTTCCCAGCACCTTAAAAACATTTTAGAGGAAAAAACTGATAAAGCTGACCCTGATCCGGATAAGATTTCGGCACTTAATGCCCTTGAAAATGATAAGCAAAAAATATTGATTGTTGAAGACGAGAGTGAGATACATGCCTACCTGAAAGACCTTCTGTCAGAGAAATACACCATTATCAGTAGCTATAATGGCGCTGAAGCATTAGAAATTATAAATTCAGATTTACCGGATATTATTGTAAGCGATGTAATGATGCCGGTAATGGATGGCGTAGAGCTGTGTAAAAAAGTAAAGACAGATATTAATACCTGCCATATACCATTTATAATGCTTACTGCTAAAAATTCGGTAATACACAGAATAGAGGGTATTGAGAGCGGTGCCGATTCTTACATTCCGAAACCTTTTTATCCTAAGCACTTACTAGTGAGGATACAAAAGCTACTGGAACAAAAAGAGCTGGTATTGAAACATTTTACACAGGATACTCTTCTTGACAATCTTTCGGCTATTCCCGTTAACAATGATCAAAAGGCTTTTATAAAATCAGTAATTGATTTAGTTCGTAGCAATATAGAAAATGAGAATCTGGATTCAGCGTATTTAGAGAAAGAGCTGGGTTTAAGTTCTTCACAATTCTATCGTAAAATTAAAGAGTCCTTCTCAATATCCCCGGGAGATCTTATACGTACTATCCGTCTTAAACACGCTGCAGAATTATTACGTAAAAATAAATTGACCGTATCTGAGGTATGCTATAAGTCAGGATTTAATAACCGCTCATACTTTTACAGAGAGTTTAAAAAGGTATATAACACTACTCCTAAAAATTACCAGCTTAATTACAGAGGTAAGTCAAGCAAAATTTAA